A genomic stretch from Thermoplasmata archaeon includes:
- a CDS encoding FAD-dependent oxidoreductase yields MIGILGGGLAGLSAAHRLRRLGRPDFIVIEKEAEPGGLCRSWRLGDFLFDYGPHIIYTRDACAMRLFRRFLRGNLKRMRRENFIQLYGKLIRYPFEAFLHGLPPGVILECLEGVIKARERREFRRPSNLMEWAIATFGEGIARHYFIPYNLKVWKYPLERIGVDWIEGRVPTPDLRDMIRGALGLQDRDFGPNAIFHYPVRGGIGSLPMSMASGLQRLSLGSVVELISPSSRGIRVRCRSGGREETLEFSKVISTLALPTLVPLIESAPAEVRRAARRLVYTRLVCVGIGLKRKAVSDKHSIYFPEKDFLFNRISFPMNLAPSMGPRGRSSILVELTIPSHGRVRPRRTLDRVVADLKRTGVLRERDELDCAEVRSYDFGYVVHDLEHGKNVRVIHDYLRSAGIFPAGRFGEWKYLNMDMAMLSGARAADEAVTRKTPAT; encoded by the coding sequence ATGATAGGAATTCTCGGCGGCGGACTAGCCGGTCTGAGCGCGGCCCACCGCCTGAGGCGTCTCGGCCGTCCGGATTTCATTGTTATAGAGAAGGAAGCCGAGCCGGGCGGGCTGTGCCGGAGCTGGCGCCTCGGCGACTTCCTCTTCGACTACGGTCCACATATTATCTATACAAGAGACGCTTGCGCAATGAGGCTCTTTAGGCGCTTCCTCCGGGGAAATCTGAAGAGAATGCGGCGAGAGAACTTCATCCAACTCTACGGAAAATTAATCAGATATCCCTTCGAAGCCTTCCTCCACGGCCTCCCTCCGGGGGTGATTCTCGAGTGTCTCGAGGGAGTCATCAAGGCCCGCGAGAGACGCGAATTCCGGAGGCCATCAAACCTCATGGAATGGGCCATAGCCACCTTCGGAGAGGGCATTGCGAGGCACTACTTCATACCATATAATCTGAAGGTCTGGAAATACCCACTCGAGAGAATAGGTGTGGACTGGATTGAGGGGCGTGTGCCGACTCCCGACTTAAGGGACATGATTCGCGGCGCTCTTGGGCTTCAGGACAGAGACTTCGGGCCGAACGCGATTTTTCATTACCCGGTTCGGGGTGGGATAGGGAGTCTGCCTATGTCCATGGCCTCCGGCCTCCAGAGACTGAGCCTGGGCTCCGTGGTAGAGCTCATCTCTCCCTCCTCTAGGGGGATAAGGGTGAGATGCAGGAGCGGGGGTCGCGAGGAAACGCTCGAGTTCTCTAAAGTCATCAGCACTCTCGCTTTGCCCACGCTCGTGCCTCTAATCGAGTCCGCTCCGGCCGAGGTGAGGAGGGCAGCCCGGAGGCTGGTCTACACCAGGCTTGTGTGCGTTGGAATCGGGTTGAAAAGGAAGGCGGTCTCTGACAAGCACTCGATATACTTCCCGGAGAAGGACTTTCTGTTCAACAGAATAAGCTTCCCGATGAACCTAGCTCCATCAATGGGCCCGAGGGGCCGGAGCTCGATTCTAGTGGAGCTGACGATTCCCTCACACGGTAGAGTCAGGCCCCGAAGAACTTTAGATAGAGTGGTGGCGGACCTGAAGAGGACAGGCGTACTCAGGGAGAGGGACGAGCTGGACTGCGCGGAGGTCAGGAGCTATGACTTTGGATACGTGGTCCACGACCTCGAACACGGGAAGAACGTGAGAGTCATTCATGATTATCTGAGAAGCGCAGGCATATTTCCCGCCGGAAGATTCGGCGAGTGGAAGTACCTCAACATGGACATGGCGATGCTGAGCGGTGCACGCGCGGCGGATGAGGCGGTCACGAGAAAGACGCCTGCGACCTGA
- the galU gene encoding UTP--glucose-1-phosphate uridylyltransferase GalU gives MKAVIPAAGLGTRFLPATKSQPKEMLPVVDKPAIQYVVEEAVASGVDDILIVTGRGKRAIEDHFDRAIELEQHLASNNRDSLLKELEAINRLSEMGHIHYIRQREHRGLGDAVLCAKKHVGAEAFAVLLGDDIIVAPVPCTRQLIEVHMKEGCSVLALERLPEERLSSYGVVEVGASRGPLHAIRGFVEKPERGRAPSNLAIMGRYLLTPGIFDCLERTPPGMGGEVQLTDALQKLLERERIVGLEFRGRRYDIGNKLDWLRATVELALEREEFGSALKEHIAALLAPAGAKLDEGRGIGVTRDRASELDIKPDSGRAVTRSSRRGLRR, from the coding sequence GTGAAGGCTGTCATCCCGGCCGCCGGACTGGGCACGAGGTTCCTCCCGGCCACGAAGTCGCAGCCGAAGGAGATGCTCCCCGTCGTGGACAAGCCCGCCATCCAGTACGTCGTAGAGGAGGCCGTGGCCTCGGGCGTGGACGACATCCTGATAGTGACCGGAAGGGGCAAGAGAGCAATCGAGGACCACTTCGACCGCGCTATCGAGCTCGAGCAGCATCTGGCCTCTAACAACAGAGACAGCCTTCTGAAGGAGCTCGAGGCAATCAACCGGCTCTCGGAGATGGGGCATATCCACTACATCCGCCAGAGGGAGCACAGGGGCCTCGGCGATGCCGTTCTCTGTGCGAAGAAGCATGTGGGCGCTGAGGCCTTTGCGGTTCTTCTGGGCGACGACATCATCGTCGCCCCCGTCCCCTGCACGCGCCAGCTTATTGAGGTTCATATGAAGGAGGGATGCTCGGTACTGGCGCTGGAGAGACTGCCTGAGGAGAGGCTGAGCAGTTACGGGGTGGTCGAGGTCGGGGCCTCCAGGGGCCCATTGCACGCGATTCGGGGGTTCGTGGAGAAGCCCGAGAGGGGCAGAGCACCGTCGAATCTAGCAATAATGGGTAGATACCTCCTCACTCCAGGAATCTTCGATTGCCTGGAGCGGACCCCACCCGGGATGGGCGGTGAGGTGCAGCTGACCGACGCCCTCCAGAAACTTCTCGAGAGAGAGCGAATTGTCGGGCTTGAGTTCAGGGGGAGGCGGTACGACATCGGCAACAAACTCGACTGGCTGAGGGCGACGGTGGAGCTGGCGCTGGAGAGGGAAGAGTTCGGGTCGGCGCTGAAAGAGCACATCGCCGCGCTTCTCGCCCCGGCGGGCGCTAAACTCGATGAAGGAAGGGGCATTGGAGTGACGAGGGACAGGGCCTCTGAGCTCGACATTAAGCCAGACTCCGGAAGAGCGGTCACAAGAAGCTCGAGAAGGGGGCTACGGCGATGA
- a CDS encoding glycosyltransferase family 2 protein → MTLASVVIVNWNRRDDLLRALESLGEQTHRELEIIIVDNHSTDGSPEAVKGLFPQVKLIEMPHSGFSACRTFNIGMEAARGDIVVVMDNDATLEREWVERAVKHFSEDSRLGAVASRIINVYKEHFYFQYDSWPEYSDEDEYEIYTFRGCAFAIRADLLRRIGYFPEEYEIYVNEDDLAARVWAAGYRIKYFSDLVARHYTSRVQRPGWRMVYFTTRNRIWNYIRYLSPSMALLHILWALYMEGPMIMRAGQTRHMLRGIWHGLRELPRLGPKRRYVAEWERVMWRNERDGLRRRRGRLPPAAEGRQASRRPDCGPGDESGGAREAEYGGGVDKDGARDREMAKGWLRGGGRGVAGDGASRVRNSA, encoded by the coding sequence GTGACACTGGCCTCCGTCGTCATTGTGAACTGGAACCGTAGGGACGACCTTCTCAGGGCGCTCGAGTCCCTCGGGGAGCAGACCCATAGAGAGCTGGAGATAATAATCGTGGACAATCACTCCACGGACGGCTCGCCCGAGGCCGTGAAAGGGCTGTTCCCTCAGGTGAAATTGATCGAAATGCCCCATTCGGGCTTCAGCGCCTGCCGTACATTCAACATCGGGATGGAGGCGGCGAGGGGGGACATTGTCGTCGTGATGGACAACGACGCCACGCTTGAAAGGGAGTGGGTCGAGAGGGCGGTGAAGCACTTTAGCGAGGATTCGAGGCTCGGGGCCGTCGCAAGCAGAATAATCAATGTCTATAAGGAACACTTCTATTTCCAGTACGATAGCTGGCCCGAATACTCCGATGAGGACGAGTACGAAATCTACACCTTCCGGGGCTGCGCTTTCGCCATTCGGGCCGACCTGCTGAGACGCATCGGCTATTTTCCGGAGGAGTACGAAATATACGTCAACGAGGACGACCTCGCCGCGCGCGTATGGGCGGCCGGATATAGAATAAAGTACTTCTCCGACCTTGTCGCGAGGCACTATACCTCGAGGGTCCAGAGGCCAGGCTGGCGAATGGTTTATTTCACAACAAGAAACAGAATCTGGAATTACATCAGGTACCTCTCGCCCTCCATGGCGCTCCTCCATATCCTATGGGCCCTCTATATGGAGGGGCCAATGATAATGCGCGCGGGCCAGACCAGGCATATGCTGAGGGGAATCTGGCACGGTCTCAGGGAACTCCCTCGGCTCGGCCCGAAAAGGCGCTACGTCGCTGAGTGGGAGAGAGTGATGTGGAGGAATGAGAGAGACGGCCTCAGGCGGAGGAGGGGGAGATTGCCACCGGCGGCGGAGGGTAGGCAAGCGTCTCGCCGCCCGGATTGTGGACCGGGCGACGAGAGCGGGGGGGCGAGGGAAGCTGAATATGGAGGGGGGGTGGATAAGGATGGCGCAAGGGACCGCGAGATGGCTAAGGGATGGCTTAGAGGGGGAGGGAGAGGGGTCGCGGGGGATGGAGCCTCCCGGGTCCGGAACAGCGCCTGA
- a CDS encoding NAD-dependent epimerase/dehydratase family protein produces MVLRHFVTGGAGFIGSHLVDRLMEEGEEVTVYDNLSSGREEFIAHHSGKKGFRFVKADLLDVEALREAMRGHDIVHHLAANPDIRLGTSSPEVDLKQGVLATFNVLEAMRLTGVGKLAFSSSSVVYGEAERIPTPEDYGPLKPISIYGAAKLGAEGLITAYCHTFGMRAWIFRFANVIGPRSTHGVIYDFIRKLRANPRELEILGDGKQRKAYLLVGDCVNAMLHVIAHAGDDVNIYNLGCEDQISVTRIAEIVVEEMGLEGVKFRYTGGERGWKGDVRAMLLSIDRLKALGWRPGTTSEEAVRIAARAMAAEP; encoded by the coding sequence ATGGTCCTCCGCCATTTCGTCACGGGCGGCGCCGGGTTCATTGGAAGTCATCTTGTCGACAGGTTAATGGAGGAGGGAGAAGAGGTCACCGTCTATGACAACCTCTCGTCGGGCAGGGAGGAATTCATAGCGCACCATTCGGGAAAGAAGGGCTTCAGATTCGTCAAAGCGGACCTTCTGGACGTCGAGGCATTGAGGGAGGCGATGAGGGGGCACGACATTGTCCACCATCTGGCCGCCAACCCGGACATCAGATTGGGGACCTCTTCTCCTGAGGTCGACCTGAAGCAGGGTGTGCTTGCGACCTTCAATGTTCTGGAGGCGATGCGATTGACCGGCGTCGGGAAGCTCGCTTTCTCTTCCAGTTCGGTTGTCTACGGAGAGGCGGAGAGAATTCCCACGCCCGAGGACTACGGCCCCCTCAAGCCCATATCGATATATGGAGCGGCAAAGCTGGGTGCGGAGGGGCTGATAACCGCCTACTGCCACACATTCGGGATGCGTGCTTGGATATTCCGGTTCGCCAATGTCATCGGGCCTCGGTCCACACACGGTGTCATATACGATTTCATCAGGAAGCTCCGGGCCAACCCGCGAGAGCTTGAGATTCTTGGGGATGGGAAACAGCGGAAGGCCTACCTCCTTGTCGGGGACTGCGTGAACGCCATGCTGCACGTAATCGCCCACGCGGGCGATGATGTGAACATATACAATCTCGGTTGCGAGGACCAAATTAGCGTGACAAGGATTGCGGAGATCGTGGTTGAGGAGATGGGGCTCGAGGGCGTGAAGTTTAGGTACACGGGAGGGGAGCGCGGCTGGAAGGGGGACGTCAGGGCCATGCTCTTGTCCATTGACAGATTAAAGGCGCTGGGCTGGCGGCCGGGCACAACTTCCGAGGAGGCAGTGAGAATAGCGGCGAGGGCAATGGCTGCGGAGCCCTAA